AAGCGGTGGGGTTTCGTCCCTTTGTTTATTCCCTCGCGACCAAGCTGCGACTGGTTGGTTTTGTCCAGAACCGGTCGGGCGTCGTCTATATCGAAGCCGAGGGAAATGACACCGCGTTGGATCAATTCGCCGAGCAGCTCCGCTGCCAAGCTCCTGGGCTGTCGCGGATCGACGACCTGACGTGGCAGTCGATCCCGATCGTCAACGATGCGGGGTTCCGGATGATCGACAGCGATCGGGCCGAGCTTGCTCAGGTCTTTGTCTCGCCGGACGTGGCGACGTGTCTCGATTGCCGCCGTGAACTGTTTGATCCGGCGGATCGGCGTTATCGCTATCCGTTTCTGAACTGCACCCAGTGCGGTCCCCGGCTAACGATCATTCATCGCGCACCGTACGATCGTGTGAATACGACGATGGCCGCATTCGAAATGTGCGCGGCTTGTCGTGCCGAGTATGAACGGCCCACGGACCGCCGTTTCCACGCCCAGCCGATCGCGTGCCCGGATTGTGGACCCACCCTGCAGCTGCTCGACGAGATGGCCATGCCGCTCGATGAGGCGGATCCTTTAGAAAGTTTTGTTGCAGAAATCAAACAAGGCAACATCGGCGCTCTCAAAGGGATCGGCGGGTACCATCTGGTTTGTCAGGCCGGTGATGATGCAGTCGTCAATCGGCTTCGGCAACGTAAATGTCGCGAGCAGAAACCGTTTGCCGTGATGGTTCGTGATTGGACGCAGGCAGCGAAGTGGTGTGTGATCGACGAAGCGGAACTGCAACTGCTGCAGTCATCGCGGCGGCCGATCGTTTGCCTGCGAAAACGCGTTTGCCTGCGAAGACGCAAGGATGTCGCTGGAATTAGCGACGCGGTGGCTCCTGGGAATGCGTTTCTCGGTGTGATGCTGCCTTACAGCCCGCTTCACGAATTGTTGCTGGATCGCGTCGGGGACGAGCCCCTGGTAATGACCAGCGGGAATCGTAGCGACGAGCCGATCGCCTACGAAGATGCCGATGCGGCCGTGCGGCTGCGTGGGATCGCGGATCGGTTTTTGATTCACAATCGACCGATTCACGTCCGTTGTGACGACTCGGTCACCCACATCATCGCAGGCCGTGAATCGCCGATTCGACGTTCGCGAGGGGATGCGCCGATGCCGATCAAACTGCCTTTTGATTGCTCGCAACCGATGTTGGCAGTGGGTGGGCAGCTCAAAAATGTGTTTGCACTTGGCAGCGGTTCCAATGCATTTTTGAGTCACCACATTGGCGATCTAAATCACTTGTCCGCCGTGGACACGTTTCAGCGTGATGTGGGGATGTACGAGCAATTGTTCGGAATCACGCCACGGGTGATTGTCCACGATTTGCATCCCGATTACGCGTCAACGCGGTACGCGATCGAACGCGCCGAGCGTGATGCGACGCTAGCATTCGCAGTTCAGCATCATCATTCGCACTTGGCAAGTTGCATGGCCGAGCATGGGATTGACGGTGAGGTGATTGGCGTGATCTTTGACGGCAGCGGTTACGGTAACGATGGGACGATTTGGGGCGGTGAGTTTTTGATTGGGGGTTACCGATCGTTCCGCCGTGCCGCTTATTTGCGTCCCATTCGGCTTCCCGGTGGCGACAAAGCGACCAAGGAACCGTGGCGAGTGGCGCTCAGCTATTTGACGATGGCCGAGTGTGACGTCGAAGGATGGCTGAGCGAAATCGACACGGTGATTCGTCCTCGCGTAGTAAGCGTCGTCCAGCAAATGATCGATCGTGGATTCAACTCGCCCTGGACATCGAGTGCCGGCCGATTGTTTGACGCGGTCGCGGCGATCGCGGGCGTCCGCCAGACGGTTCATTTCGAGGGGCAAGCCGCGATCGAACTCGAATCGCTCGCGCTCGACGTCGACTGTGAAAAAACGTACCGGTGGAACATGACCAATGCGATCGATGCGCAGGATGATTGGCATCCTTCACTCGATACGCGACCACTGATTCGCGGCGTATTTGCCGATGCGAAAAACCAAGTCGACAAGCGACTGATTGCGCGTCGATTCCACAACTCGCTGGCGGCGATGACGGTTCAAACATGCATCCAACTTGCGAACTCGGCTTCGCTAGACCGAGTGGTTCTCAGTGGAGGCGTTTTTATGAACACGCTCTTGACCACCCTTGTTGCCGAAGCATTAGAAGCCAAAGGACTTCGTGTTTTTCTTCATGAGCGTGTGCCTGCAAACGATGGCGGCATCAGTTTGGGGCAACTCGCGGTCGCAGCCCATCATGGGCAGTGCTGAAACGGTGGTGGAAATCGCACTGAAAATGTAGCGAAATCCGATTTTAGCCTCACGCAATTCCGACTCGATAGTGATACGTTAGACGTTGCTTCGTCACCCCACAATCACTGAGCGAGAGCGAGTCGATGTGTCTTGGGATCCCTGGAAGGGTCGTCGAAACCTTCATCGAGCATGATGTCATGATGGGAAAGGTTGATTTCGGCGGCGTCTTCAAACAGGTCTGTCTGAATCTGACTCCGGATGCGGAAGTTGGCAAGTATGTGATTGTGCACGTCGGATTTGCCTTGCAAGTGATCGATGAATCGGAAGCGGAAAAGGTTTTTGAGTTTCTGCAGCACATGGATGATTTGCAGGAGTTACGGGCAGGCGAAGAGGACGCGAACGTGGAGGGGGCGCCGTGAAATTCCAAGCGGAATATCGCGACCTCGTTGCGGCAAAAAAACTTCAGCGGGCGATCGGCGAAATCGTCACCCAGCCGTGGACGATTATGGAGGTCTGCGGCGGTCAAACGCATACGATCGTTCGCTACGGTATCGATGAACTGCTGCCGGATGAAGTTGAATTGGTGCACGGCCCTGGATGTCCGGTTTGTGTCACTCCGCTGGAATTGATTGACAAGGCTATCGAAATTGCATCCTGCGATGACGTTATCTTTTGTTCGTTTGGTGACATGTTGCGAGTTCCTGGCAGCCGGCATGATCTGTTTGAGATCAAAGCCAGCGGCGGCGACGTGCGGATCGTCTATTCGCCGCTGGATTGTTTGAAAGTTGCCGAGCAAAATCCCGACCGAACGGTTGTCTTTTTCGCAGTCGGATTCGAAACGACGGCCCCTGCCAATGCAATGGCCGTGTGGCAGGCCAAAAAGCGGAGGATCGACAACTTTGCCGTGCTCGTTTCCCACGTGTTGGTCCCACCGGCGATGGAATCAATTTTGTCGTCACCGAATCATCGGGTTCAAGGTTTCCTCGGCGCTGGACACGTCTGTTCGGTGATGGGATACGAAGATTACGAGCCGTTGGCCACGCGTTATCAAGTTCCCATCGTCGTCACCGGGTTTGAGCCTGTCGATTTGCTCGAAGGGATTTACCGCTGTGTGCGGATGCTCGAGCAAGGCAAAATCGGTGTCGACAATCAATACGCACGAGCGGTCAAACGCGAGGGAAGTCGCGTCGCGCAAGGCTTGATCAAAGAAGTGTTCGAGGTGACTGATCGCAAGTGGCGCGGTATCGGCACGATCCCCCACAGCGGATTTCGGTTGCGATCCGAATACGAACGCTTTGACGCCGAACAGCGATTTGCTGTCGGCGACGTGCAAGTGCGGGAATCGAGCAAATGCATCAGCGGAATGGTTTTACAAGGCATTCATAAACCACACGAATGTCCGGCGTTCGGCAAGGAATGTACGCCCGAGCATCCTTTGGGGGCAACGATGGTGTCGTCCGAAGGAGCCTGCGCGGCCTACTACAACTACGGACGGTTGCTGGAATCTCACCAACCCTCGTGTTCCTCAACGTTGGCCGGGAAACCCGCAATCGTTCCACTTCCGACAGATTAACAAGCCATGCCCCCGATTGCCGACTTTGATCAAATGAGTTGTCCCACCCCGCGTCGTCAACACGAGCGTGTGCTTCTCGGACACGGCAGCGGCGGCAAGTTGAGTGCGGATCTGATCCAGCGTGTCTTTCTGAAGGAACTCGGCAACGACGTGCTCTCGTCGCTTGAAGATTCCGCAACATTGGCGTTGGGATCGCTAGAGCCTGCGGTGGACGATGCTCGGTCAGGACCGCGAATTGCCTTCACCACCGATTCGTTTGTGGTCAAACCGCTGTTCTTTCCCGGCGGTGATATCGGCAAGCTGGCGGTTTTCGGAACGGTCAACGATTTAGCGGTCGTCGGCGCGACTCCATTGTACCTTTCAGCAGCGTTCATCCTCGAAGAAGGATTTGAGATCGAATTGTTGCGGCGGATTGTGATTTCGATGCGACATGCGTGTGATCAAGCCGGAGTGACGTTGGTCACCGGCGATACCAAAGTGGTCGACCGTGGCAAAGGCGACGAGGTGTTCATTACGACGACGGGAATCGGACTGCACGCAGCCAACCACGCGTTATCGATTCGCAATGCTCGGCCCGGGGATCAGATCATTGTTTCGGGAACCATCGGAGATCACGGGATGACGATCATGTCGACCCGCGAAGGGATTGAATTTGAAACGGCGCTGCAGAGTGACACGGCGCCGCTGAATGATTTAACGCGAGCGATGTTGGACGCGTGCCCCTCGATCCGCGTCATGCGTGATCCAACGCGGGGCGGCGTCTCGAGCACGTTGAACGAATTGGCGACGGCTTCGAATGTAGGGATTTTACTTGACGAAGCTTCGATTCCGGTGCGTCCCGAGGTTCATTCGGCATGTGAGATGCTTGGATTGGATCCGATGTATGTGGCCAATGAAGGCAAATTGATTGTGGTGGTCGCTGAACAAGATTGCCAGTCACTGATGAAGGTGATGAAGCAACATCCGCTGGGCCGAGATGCCGCGGTGATTGGAAACGTGACCGCCGATCATGCGGGAATGGTGGTGATGCGAACTCTGGTCGGTGGTCAACGCGTCGTGACGATGTTGGCCGGAGAGCAATTACCGAGGATTTGCTGATGTCGTTCCGCTTCAGGAAGTGCGTTACAGCGTTCCGGTTTGGGCTGGAATGAATCGGGAAATATTATTATCCAAATTCGGTGAGAATCGGTTTGCAAAGAGATGCATTCGAGTGATCGCATCGTTATAAACGAGAGACCGGCACTGCGACGTTTGGGCCGACGAGAACGCGGTTGCAGGCGAGATGACCCCAGGGGGGCACGAAATGAATTATGAGCAAGTGACGGAGATTGCGGACGCCAAATTGTACAAGGGTTACATGCTGTATCCTTGTCAGGGCTCGGCGATCAAGCACACCACGCCGTGCCGTATTGGCACACTTCATCCGGCGGGCAACTCGGCGGGGAAACCCGATTGGATGCGGACGCAGTGTTTGGTGGTCGGCGAGGCACCGAGGGTTAGCATTGCTGCGCGATTTTTGCATCTGCTGAATCGTGACCTCTTTGAACTTGATGCTC
The nucleotide sequence above comes from Novipirellula caenicola. Encoded proteins:
- the hypD gene encoding hydrogenase formation protein HypD → MKFQAEYRDLVAAKKLQRAIGEIVTQPWTIMEVCGGQTHTIVRYGIDELLPDEVELVHGPGCPVCVTPLELIDKAIEIASCDDVIFCSFGDMLRVPGSRHDLFEIKASGGDVRIVYSPLDCLKVAEQNPDRTVVFFAVGFETTAPANAMAVWQAKKRRIDNFAVLVSHVLVPPAMESILSSPNHRVQGFLGAGHVCSVMGYEDYEPLATRYQVPIVVTGFEPVDLLEGIYRCVRMLEQGKIGVDNQYARAVKREGSRVAQGLIKEVFEVTDRKWRGIGTIPHSGFRLRSEYERFDAEQRFAVGDVQVRESSKCISGMVLQGIHKPHECPAFGKECTPEHPLGATMVSSEGACAAYYNYGRLLESHQPSCSSTLAGKPAIVPLPTD
- the hypF gene encoding carbamoyltransferase HypF, whose translation is MQRRAITVSGIVQAVGFRPFVYSLATKLRLVGFVQNRSGVVYIEAEGNDTALDQFAEQLRCQAPGLSRIDDLTWQSIPIVNDAGFRMIDSDRAELAQVFVSPDVATCLDCRRELFDPADRRYRYPFLNCTQCGPRLTIIHRAPYDRVNTTMAAFEMCAACRAEYERPTDRRFHAQPIACPDCGPTLQLLDEMAMPLDEADPLESFVAEIKQGNIGALKGIGGYHLVCQAGDDAVVNRLRQRKCREQKPFAVMVRDWTQAAKWCVIDEAELQLLQSSRRPIVCLRKRVCLRRRKDVAGISDAVAPGNAFLGVMLPYSPLHELLLDRVGDEPLVMTSGNRSDEPIAYEDADAAVRLRGIADRFLIHNRPIHVRCDDSVTHIIAGRESPIRRSRGDAPMPIKLPFDCSQPMLAVGGQLKNVFALGSGSNAFLSHHIGDLNHLSAVDTFQRDVGMYEQLFGITPRVIVHDLHPDYASTRYAIERAERDATLAFAVQHHHSHLASCMAEHGIDGEVIGVIFDGSGYGNDGTIWGGEFLIGGYRSFRRAAYLRPIRLPGGDKATKEPWRVALSYLTMAECDVEGWLSEIDTVIRPRVVSVVQQMIDRGFNSPWTSSAGRLFDAVAAIAGVRQTVHFEGQAAIELESLALDVDCEKTYRWNMTNAIDAQDDWHPSLDTRPLIRGVFADAKNQVDKRLIARRFHNSLAAMTVQTCIQLANSASLDRVVLSGGVFMNTLLTTLVAEALEAKGLRVFLHERVPANDGGISLGQLAVAAHHGQC
- the hypE gene encoding hydrogenase expression/formation protein HypE — translated: MPPIADFDQMSCPTPRRQHERVLLGHGSGGKLSADLIQRVFLKELGNDVLSSLEDSATLALGSLEPAVDDARSGPRIAFTTDSFVVKPLFFPGGDIGKLAVFGTVNDLAVVGATPLYLSAAFILEEGFEIELLRRIVISMRHACDQAGVTLVTGDTKVVDRGKGDEVFITTTGIGLHAANHALSIRNARPGDQIIVSGTIGDHGMTIMSTREGIEFETALQSDTAPLNDLTRAMLDACPSIRVMRDPTRGGVSSTLNELATASNVGILLDEASIPVRPEVHSACEMLGLDPMYVANEGKLIVVVAEQDCQSLMKVMKQHPLGRDAAVIGNVTADHAGMVVMRTLVGGQRVVTMLAGEQLPRIC
- a CDS encoding HypC/HybG/HupF family hydrogenase formation chaperone, whose product is MCLGIPGRVVETFIEHDVMMGKVDFGGVFKQVCLNLTPDAEVGKYVIVHVGFALQVIDESEAEKVFEFLQHMDDLQELRAGEEDANVEGAP